Proteins from a genomic interval of Rosa chinensis cultivar Old Blush chromosome 2, RchiOBHm-V2, whole genome shotgun sequence:
- the LOC112183994 gene encoding coatomer subunit alpha-2-like, with translation MSFIFGKRKTPAVITVVKMLTKFETKSNRVKGLSFHTKRPWILASLHSGVIQLWDYHMGTLTDFHKSEPLFVSRGMNFFFLNPYEKN, from the exons ATGAGTTTCATCTTTGGCAAACGAAAAACACCTGCAG TGATCACGGTGGTGAAGATGTTGACAAAGTTTGAGACAAAGAGTAATAGAGTGAAGGGACTGAGCTTCCACACTAAGAGGCCATGGATCCTCGCGAGTCTGCACAGTGGTGTGATCCAACTATGGGACTACCATATGGGGACTCTTACTGATTTCCACAAATCAGAGCCTCTCTTTGTGTCTAGAG GCATgaacttcttctttttgaacCCTTATGAGAAGAATTAG